One stretch of Phycisphaerae bacterium DNA includes these proteins:
- a CDS encoding calcium/sodium antiporter, with amino-acid sequence MDIVVVLNLVGGFALLAFGGELLVRGAARLAGLFGVSSLVIGLTVVAFGTSAPELAVSVRSALTGQADIAVGNVVGSNILNVLLILGLSAALTPLMVSRQLVRFDVWVMIGVSVLMLLMALDRKLDRIDGAILVIGLLLYVIWSIRASRREQAALFAAEMVAPAPAGLPNTLAVPVNLALVAVGLALLVWGAALIVAGAVAIATWMGISQLVIGLTIVAVGTSLPEVVTSVVAALRGERDIAVGNIVGSNIFNVLCVLGVTAAVGGQGIQVSEKALTFDIPVMIAVNAACLPIFFTGYRIGRWEGVLFLAYYVLYVIYLTLDATSSAALTGFREAMLWFVIPITVITLVVISFRYWRTLHLESRAAASGSAEV; translated from the coding sequence ATGGATATCGTGGTCGTCCTAAATCTGGTTGGCGGGTTCGCACTGCTTGCCTTCGGCGGAGAATTGCTCGTCCGGGGGGCGGCTCGCCTCGCCGGCCTCTTCGGCGTCTCCTCCCTCGTCATCGGACTGACCGTGGTGGCGTTCGGCACGAGTGCCCCGGAACTTGCGGTCAGTGTCCGTTCCGCCCTGACCGGCCAAGCCGACATCGCCGTCGGTAATGTCGTCGGCAGCAACATCCTGAACGTCCTTCTGATCCTCGGACTCTCCGCGGCCTTGACCCCGTTGATGGTCTCGCGCCAACTGGTCCGTTTTGATGTCTGGGTGATGATCGGTGTTTCCGTCCTGATGCTGCTCATGGCCCTTGACCGCAAGCTCGATCGCATCGACGGCGCCATTCTGGTCATCGGACTGCTGCTCTACGTCATATGGTCCATCCGTGCGAGTCGCCGGGAGCAGGCTGCCCTTTTCGCGGCCGAGATGGTGGCTCCCGCGCCCGCGGGCTTGCCGAACACGCTGGCTGTGCCCGTCAATCTCGCTCTCGTCGCCGTCGGTCTGGCTTTGTTGGTCTGGGGTGCGGCGCTGATTGTCGCCGGTGCCGTCGCCATCGCCACGTGGATGGGCATCAGCCAACTGGTCATCGGTCTCACGATCGTGGCTGTTGGCACATCGTTGCCCGAGGTGGTGACCTCCGTCGTGGCCGCCCTCCGCGGCGAGCGCGACATCGCTGTCGGCAACATCGTCGGAAGCAACATATTCAACGTTCTTTGCGTGCTCGGCGTGACCGCGGCCGTCGGGGGGCAGGGCATCCAGGTATCCGAAAAGGCCCTCACCTTCGATATTCCCGTGATGATTGCGGTGAACGCGGCCTGCCTGCCCATCTTCTTTACCGGTTACCGCATCGGCCGCTGGGAGGGCGTTCTCTTCCTCGCTTATTACGTCCTCTACGTCATCTATCTGACCCTGGACGCGACTTCCAGTGCCGCCCTGACCGGCTTCCGGGAAGCAATGCTGTGGTTTGTTATTCCGATCACGGTAATCACCCTGGTGGTCATCTCGTTTCGGTACTGGCGAACGCTGCATCTGGAATCTCGTGCAGCGGCATCGGGCAGCGCGGAAGTGTGA